The Methylomagnum ishizawai genome has a window encoding:
- a CDS encoding class I SAM-dependent methyltransferase, with translation MNTPEAFFVNSWNVYNKLVAHNYMFHREIYAAVERSLGDGPARPFALLDLGCGDASRLAPILKRLDLAAYRGVDLAGPALDLAAENLRELACPVDLRQGDMLDWLADDGGRYDAVFSSFALHHLTAEKKQDFFRHCAERLRPGGRLLLIDVARDEGQDLPAYLDAYCGTMARDWTALEAGELDFAIGHVRSYDLPETLDGLLGMAEQAGFTEARRLGQYTWHHALSFGKPA, from the coding sequence ATGAACACGCCCGAAGCCTTTTTCGTCAACTCCTGGAACGTCTACAACAAGCTGGTCGCCCATAACTATATGTTCCACCGGGAAATCTACGCCGCCGTGGAACGGAGCCTGGGCGACGGCCCGGCCCGTCCATTCGCGCTGCTGGACCTGGGTTGCGGCGATGCCTCCCGTCTCGCGCCGATCTTGAAGCGCCTGGATTTGGCCGCGTACCGGGGCGTCGATCTGGCGGGACCGGCCCTGGATTTGGCGGCGGAGAACTTGCGGGAACTGGCCTGTCCGGTCGATCTGCGCCAAGGCGATATGCTGGACTGGCTGGCGGACGACGGCGGACGCTACGACGCCGTGTTTTCCAGCTTCGCCCTGCACCATCTGACGGCGGAAAAGAAACAGGATTTCTTCCGGCATTGCGCCGAGCGGCTACGACCGGGCGGGCGTTTGCTGTTGATCGATGTGGCGCGGGACGAGGGCCAGGATTTGCCCGCGTATCTGGACGCCTATTGCGGGACCATGGCGCGGGATTGGACCGCGCTGGAGGCCGGGGAACTGGACTTCGCCATCGGCCATGTCAGGAGCTACGACCTGCCCGAGACGCTGGACGGCTTGCTGGGCATGGCGGAACAAGCGGGCTTTACGGAAGCGCGGCGCTTGGGGCAATACACTTGGCATCATGCGTTGAGTTTTGGGAAGCCGGCTTGA
- a CDS encoding sulfite exporter TauE/SafE family protein has translation MPTQRLTIEGMHCQGCAGIIEQAALKVAGVRLAQADYDTGTLEVLFDAARTSPALIAAAVEQAGYGCSPRQRSRPVWRNLGRLASVALALAGIGGLTTVGIDLADRFRLPQFEHGMGYGLLFLVGLFTGFHCIGMCGGFVVGYTARSAQKPGRARWLGHAAYGLGKTLSYTLIGGLFGLLGSFIAFTPMIRGYAALAAGTFLILFGINMLDWFPSLHRIGLRMPRFLARFLSIESKKHPSPFAIGLLNGLMIACGPLQAMYVMAAGTGDFLEGAKLLLAFGLGTLPVMLGFGLLAGAVSGRVTHGVLKASAFLVVALGVMMLNRGLLMTGSGYDFRSLALRAEQRFDSLPAPAAETHPEGYQAIRMEVDAQGYHPNRFVLKQGVPVRWTVVGQHITECNRRIMVPTLGLEFEVRPGDNLIEFTPERSGVIAWSCWMGMIHGSFVVVPADAPAPTTPTQPTQDTPYEHARSLFRQLLERLQQAGRP, from the coding sequence ATGCCCACCCAGCGTCTCACCATCGAAGGGATGCACTGCCAAGGTTGCGCCGGCATCATCGAACAAGCGGCCCTCAAGGTCGCCGGCGTGCGGCTGGCCCAGGCCGACTACGACACGGGCACGCTCGAAGTCCTGTTCGACGCCGCCCGCACCAGCCCGGCCCTCATCGCCGCCGCCGTCGAACAAGCGGGCTACGGCTGTTCGCCGCGGCAGCGGTCGCGCCCGGTCTGGCGCAACCTGGGACGCCTCGCAAGCGTGGCGCTGGCCCTGGCCGGCATCGGCGGGCTAACGACCGTGGGGATCGACCTGGCCGACCGTTTCCGCCTGCCGCAATTCGAGCATGGCATGGGCTATGGCCTGTTGTTCCTGGTGGGCTTGTTCACCGGCTTCCATTGCATCGGCATGTGCGGCGGCTTCGTGGTGGGCTATACCGCCCGCTCCGCCCAGAAACCCGGACGCGCCCGCTGGCTGGGACATGCCGCCTACGGGCTGGGCAAGACCTTGTCCTATACCCTGATCGGCGGGCTGTTCGGGCTGTTGGGTTCGTTCATCGCCTTCACCCCCATGATCCGGGGCTATGCCGCCCTGGCGGCGGGGACGTTCTTGATCCTGTTCGGGATCAACATGCTGGATTGGTTTCCCAGCCTGCACCGCATCGGTCTCAGGATGCCCCGGTTCCTGGCCCGCTTCCTCAGCATCGAAAGCAAAAAACACCCCAGCCCCTTCGCCATCGGCCTGCTCAACGGCCTGATGATCGCCTGCGGCCCGCTGCAAGCCATGTACGTCATGGCCGCCGGGACCGGGGATTTCCTGGAGGGGGCCAAGCTGCTGCTGGCCTTCGGGCTGGGCACGCTGCCGGTGATGCTGGGCTTCGGGCTATTGGCGGGGGCGGTGTCGGGACGGGTCACACATGGCGTGTTGAAGGCGTCGGCCTTCCTGGTGGTGGCCCTGGGGGTGATGATGTTGAACCGGGGCTTGCTGATGACCGGCAGCGGCTACGATTTCCGCAGCCTCGCCCTCCGCGCCGAGCAACGGTTCGATTCCTTACCGGCCCCGGCGGCGGAAACCCATCCCGAAGGCTACCAAGCCATCCGCATGGAAGTGGACGCCCAGGGCTACCACCCCAACCGCTTCGTGCTGAAACAAGGCGTCCCGGTACGCTGGACCGTGGTCGGCCAGCACATCACCGAATGCAACCGCAGGATCATGGTGCCCACGCTGGGCTTGGAATTCGAGGTCCGGCCCGGCGACAATCTGATCGAATTCACGCCGGAGCGTAGCGGCGTCATCGCCTGGAGCTGCTGGATGGGGATGATCCACGGCTCTTTCGTGGTCGTCCCGGCGGACGCCCCGGCTCCCACAACCCCCACCCAACCCACCCAAGACACCCCGTATGAACACGCCCGAAGCCTTTTTCGTCAACTCCTGGAACGTCTACAACAAGCTGGTCGCCCATAA
- a CDS encoding FxsA family protein yields MDIRQWLLAAVVALPLLELYLLIKLFGALGFVATLALLLGAAGLGMSLLRSQGLSTWMNVQRALARGETPALEMLESGLVALGGLLLVIPGFLSDILGLACLIPASRKKLAGYLLQKFVVLPGDGTEPPQGQRVIEGEFKRERD; encoded by the coding sequence ATGGACATTAGACAATGGTTATTGGCCGCCGTGGTGGCCCTGCCGCTCCTGGAGCTTTACCTTCTAATCAAGCTGTTCGGGGCGCTGGGCTTCGTCGCGACCCTGGCCCTGCTGCTGGGCGCGGCCGGCCTGGGAATGTCGCTGTTGCGCTCGCAGGGCTTATCGACCTGGATGAACGTGCAACGCGCCCTGGCGCGGGGCGAAACCCCGGCCCTGGAAATGTTGGAAAGCGGGCTGGTGGCCCTGGGCGGCTTGCTCTTGGTGATACCGGGATTCCTGAGCGATATCCTGGGACTGGCCTGTTTGATTCCGGCGAGCCGGAAAAAGTTGGCGGGCTATCTGCTGCAAAAGTTCGTGGTGCTGCCGGGCGACGGGACGGAACCGCCGCAAGGCCAGCGGGTCATTGAGGGGGAATTCAAACGGGAACGGGACTGA
- the cutA gene encoding divalent-cation tolerance protein CutA has product MSTAYCLVFCTCPDADSAGTLADALVAERLAACVNILPGLVSVYTWEGKTERASEHLLVIKTEAALYPALETFIQSRHPYDVPEIVALPVARGSAPYLHWISTCLHPPEEP; this is encoded by the coding sequence ATGTCCACCGCATACTGTCTAGTTTTCTGCACCTGCCCCGACGCCGATAGCGCCGGGACGTTGGCCGACGCCCTGGTCGCCGAGCGGCTCGCGGCCTGCGTCAATATCCTGCCCGGCCTGGTTTCGGTCTACACCTGGGAAGGCAAGACCGAGCGGGCCTCCGAACACCTCCTTGTGATCAAGACCGAAGCCGCGCTCTATCCGGCCTTGGAAACTTTCATCCAATCCCGCCATCCCTACGATGTCCCCGAGATCGTCGCCCTGCCCGTGGCGCGTGGCTCGGCTCCCTATCTGCACTGGATCAGCACATGCCTACATCCTCCCGAAGAACCATGA
- a CDS encoding protein-disulfide reductase DsbD — protein sequence MISNPPSIRRLGAWGGFFVLCLWCVGAAWALEGKDLLPAEQAFRSAARIEGDAVLLDWEIAEGYHLYRKKFKFATQTPGVQLGEPVLPEGKLKHDEIFGEMEVYRHHAQIRLPVARQEGGAQALALEMSVQGCADAGVCYPPLKRTLRLDWPAPPPLNVAAASNSVLGGALHALGLKTGSGQDELLPAEQAFRFFAEVKDDHTLWLHWQIADGYYLYREKFKLALAGTPGVTLGDYQIPPGEPKHDEEFGDVEVFHKTVAFALPLVRGAAQPLKLALKAGFQGCADRGVCYPPMNQTVELPLPAAGTVQAGAETTPAPGAAPAGECEMKSAAGFVEDAPQSEQCQIFSSLQNDSLWLTVASFLGMGLLLAFTPCVFPMIPILSGIVVGHGHHLTTRRAFFLSLSYVLASALAYAVFGVLAGLFGGNLQALFQEPRVIIAFSAVFVVLALSMFGLFTLQMPGFIQDRVVGWSNRQHGGTLAGAAVMGALSALIVGPCVAAPLAGALIYIGQSGDWVLGFCALFALGLGMGLPLLAIGASAGKLLPKAGIWMNSVKAVFGVGLLGIAVWLLARILPSAASMFLWALLLIIPAMYLGALDTLPQPASGWRRLWKGVGIVMLAYGVLLLIGVAANTGDPLQPLRGLQAVAAGGTGTAAPQSLEFRRVKSVAELDREIQKAQAAGRWAMLDYYADWCVSCKEMERYTFTDAKVRAALADVVLLQADVTDNTEDDTALLKRFGLVGPPATLFFGPDQEERKAFRVVGYMDAENFVEHVRKVVR from the coding sequence ATGATCTCGAACCCGCCGTCCATCCGCCGCCTGGGAGCCTGGGGCGGCTTTTTTGTGCTGTGCCTGTGGTGCGTGGGCGCGGCCTGGGCGCTGGAAGGCAAAGACCTGTTGCCGGCCGAACAGGCGTTCCGGAGCGCGGCCCGGATCGAGGGCGACGCCGTGTTGTTGGATTGGGAGATCGCCGAGGGCTATCACCTCTACCGCAAGAAATTCAAATTCGCCACCCAGACCCCAGGGGTCCAATTGGGCGAGCCGGTGTTGCCCGAAGGCAAGCTGAAACACGACGAGATTTTCGGCGAGATGGAGGTTTACCGGCACCATGCCCAAATCCGTCTGCCGGTGGCGCGCCAAGAGGGCGGGGCGCAAGCCCTGGCTTTGGAGATGAGCGTGCAGGGCTGCGCCGATGCCGGGGTGTGCTATCCGCCGCTCAAACGGACGCTGCGCTTGGATTGGCCCGCGCCACCGCCGTTGAATGTCGCGGCGGCGTCGAATTCGGTGCTGGGCGGGGCGCTCCATGCCTTGGGGCTGAAAACGGGTTCCGGCCAGGATGAACTATTGCCCGCCGAGCAGGCGTTCCGGTTCTTCGCCGAGGTGAAGGACGATCATACCCTGTGGCTGCATTGGCAGATCGCCGACGGCTATTACCTCTACCGCGAGAAGTTCAAGCTCGCCCTGGCCGGGACGCCGGGCGTCACGCTGGGCGATTACCAGATTCCCCCTGGCGAACCCAAGCACGACGAGGAATTCGGCGATGTCGAGGTGTTCCACAAAACGGTGGCTTTCGCGCTGCCGCTGGTGCGCGGCGCGGCCCAACCGCTCAAACTGGCCTTGAAGGCCGGGTTCCAGGGGTGCGCCGACCGCGGCGTGTGCTATCCGCCGATGAACCAGACGGTCGAGTTGCCATTGCCCGCCGCCGGTACGGTTCAGGCCGGCGCGGAAACCACGCCCGCGCCCGGAGCCGCCCCCGCCGGCGAATGCGAGATGAAATCCGCCGCGGGTTTCGTCGAGGACGCGCCGCAGTCCGAGCAGTGCCAGATTTTCTCTTCGTTGCAAAACGATTCGCTGTGGCTGACGGTGGCGAGCTTCTTGGGGATGGGCTTGCTGCTGGCTTTCACGCCTTGCGTGTTCCCGATGATTCCCATCCTGTCCGGCATCGTGGTCGGCCATGGCCATCATCTGACCACCCGCCGCGCTTTCTTCCTGTCGCTGAGCTACGTGCTGGCTTCGGCCTTGGCCTATGCGGTGTTCGGGGTGTTGGCGGGGCTGTTCGGCGGCAATCTGCAAGCCTTGTTCCAGGAGCCCAGGGTCATCATCGCCTTCAGCGCGGTGTTCGTGGTGCTGGCCTTGTCGATGTTCGGCTTGTTCACCCTGCAAATGCCCGGTTTCATCCAGGACCGTGTGGTCGGTTGGAGCAACCGCCAGCATGGCGGCACGCTGGCGGGCGCGGCGGTGATGGGGGCGCTCTCGGCCTTGATCGTCGGGCCGTGTGTCGCGGCCCCGCTGGCCGGCGCCTTGATCTATATCGGCCAGTCCGGCGATTGGGTGCTGGGTTTTTGCGCCTTGTTCGCGCTGGGGCTGGGGATGGGGTTGCCGCTGCTGGCCATCGGGGCTTCCGCCGGGAAGCTGCTGCCCAAGGCCGGTATCTGGATGAATTCGGTGAAAGCCGTGTTCGGTGTGGGTTTGCTGGGTATCGCCGTGTGGTTGTTGGCGCGTATCCTGCCGTCCGCGGCTTCGATGTTCCTGTGGGCTTTGCTGCTGATTATCCCGGCGATGTATCTGGGGGCGCTGGATACGCTGCCGCAGCCCGCTTCGGGTTGGCGCAGGCTGTGGAAGGGCGTCGGGATCGTGATGCTGGCCTATGGCGTCCTGCTCTTGATCGGCGTGGCCGCCAACACGGGCGATCCCTTGCAACCCTTGCGCGGTTTGCAGGCGGTCGCGGCGGGCGGTACCGGGACGGCGGCCCCGCAATCCCTGGAATTCCGGCGGGTCAAATCGGTGGCCGAACTCGACCGCGAAATCCAGAAGGCCCAGGCCGCCGGGCGTTGGGCGATGCTGGATTATTACGCCGATTGGTGCGTGTCCTGCAAGGAGATGGAGCGCTATACCTTCACCGATGCCAAGGTGCGGGCCGCGTTGGCCGATGTGGTCCTATTGCAAGCCGATGTCACCGACAACACCGAGGACGACACGGCCCTGCTCAAGCGCTTCGGCTTGGTGGGACCGCCGGCCACCTTGTTCTTCGGGCCGGATCAGGAGGAGCGCAAGGCGTTCCGGGTGGTGGGCTATATGGACGCCGAGAACTTCGTGGAGCATGTGCGGAAGGTGGTGCGCTGA
- a CDS encoding TlpA family protein disulfide reductase, producing MTGKVLYPLIAVAALLAGIATQHWLASPTEPILEPPLHDLAGTPHALAEWRGKVVVLNFWATWCPPCREEMPEFSRLQQELGPQGLQFVGAAIDDPEEVRNFLKDNPVDYPILLGDERVPHWADQLGNHLSVLPFSVVFDRAGTPVAIHTGGFERQQVIDLVRPWLETRP from the coding sequence ATGACCGGCAAAGTGTTGTATCCATTGATCGCGGTCGCCGCCTTGCTGGCCGGTATCGCCACCCAACACTGGCTGGCGTCCCCCACGGAACCCATCCTCGAACCGCCGCTGCACGATCTCGCGGGCACGCCGCACGCCTTGGCCGAATGGCGCGGCAAGGTGGTGGTCCTCAACTTCTGGGCCACTTGGTGCCCGCCATGCCGGGAGGAAATGCCGGAGTTCTCGCGCTTGCAGCAGGAACTCGGCCCGCAAGGCTTGCAATTCGTCGGGGCCGCCATCGACGACCCGGAAGAGGTCCGTAATTTCCTCAAGGACAACCCCGTCGATTATCCCATCCTGCTCGGCGACGAGCGCGTGCCGCATTGGGCCGACCAACTCGGCAACCACCTGTCGGTGTTGCCGTTCTCGGTGGTGTTCGACCGCGCGGGGACGCCGGTCGCCATCCATACCGGCGGCTTCGAGCGCCAGCAAGTCATCGATCTCGTCCGGCCCTGGCTGGAAACCCGGCCCTGA
- the aroQ gene encoding type II 3-dehydroquinate dehydratase: protein MASILVLNGPNLNMLGVREPEVYGRQTLQDIVDRLARMAETRGHQLDAFQSNAEHELIERIHRAYHEKVDFILVNPAAYTHTSIALRDAFQATRIPFIEVHLSNIHAREPFRHHSYLSDIAQGVICGLGASGYGLALEAAFQTLEQGR, encoded by the coding sequence GTGGCGAGCATCTTGGTCCTGAACGGCCCGAACCTGAACATGCTGGGGGTCCGCGAACCCGAGGTCTATGGTCGGCAAACCTTGCAGGACATCGTGGATCGGCTCGCCAGGATGGCGGAAACCCGCGGCCACCAACTGGACGCCTTCCAGAGCAACGCCGAGCATGAATTGATCGAACGCATCCACCGCGCCTACCATGAAAAGGTGGATTTCATCCTCGTCAATCCCGCCGCCTATACCCATACCAGCATCGCCCTGCGCGATGCCTTCCAGGCCACCCGCATCCCGTTCATCGAGGTCCACCTCTCCAACATCCATGCGCGTGAGCCGTTCCGCCATCATTCCTATCTGTCCGATATCGCCCAGGGCGTGATTTGTGGGCTGGGCGCTTCCGGTTATGGCTTGGCCCTCGAGGCCGCCTTTCAAACCCTAGAGCAAGGTCGATAA
- the accB gene encoding acetyl-CoA carboxylase biotin carboxyl carrier protein: MDIRKIKKLIEMIGESDIAEIEIREGEESVRISRQGSQAVAGPQYIPMMQPGMQPIAYQPSPAPAATPEAPAAGEGDRITGHVVRSPMVGTFYRSSAPGAKAFVEVGQRVEAGETLCIIEAMKILNQIEADKSGTVAKVMVENAQPVEYNQPLFVIE, encoded by the coding sequence ATGGATATTAGAAAAATAAAAAAGCTGATCGAAATGATCGGCGAGTCCGATATTGCGGAAATCGAAATCCGCGAGGGAGAGGAATCGGTCCGTATCAGTCGGCAAGGCTCCCAAGCGGTCGCCGGGCCGCAATACATCCCGATGATGCAGCCGGGGATGCAGCCCATCGCCTATCAGCCATCGCCAGCGCCGGCCGCCACCCCGGAAGCCCCGGCGGCGGGCGAGGGCGACCGCATCACCGGGCACGTCGTCCGCTCGCCCATGGTCGGCACCTTCTATCGTTCGTCGGCTCCAGGGGCCAAGGCTTTCGTCGAGGTCGGCCAGCGGGTCGAGGCCGGGGAAACCCTGTGCATCATCGAGGCGATGAAAATCCTCAACCAGATCGAGGCCGACAAGTCCGGCACCGTGGCCAAGGTCATGGTGGAGAACGCCCAGCCCGTGGAATATAACCAGCCGCTGTTCGTCATCGAATAA
- the accC gene encoding acetyl-CoA carboxylase biotin carboxylase subunit, which yields MLGKILIANRGEIALRILRACRELGIKAVAVHSEADRDLKHVRLADESVCIGPASSKESYLNVPAIISAAEVTDSVAIHPGYGFLSENADFAEKVIQSGFIFIGPRPDTIRMMGDKVAAIAAMKKAGIPCIPGSDGPLGDDHETNIKIARRIGLPVIIKAAGGGGGRGMRVVHSEANLHSAINLTRGEAAAAFGNDMVYMEKFLENPRHIEFQVIADSHGNVVHLGERDCSTQRRHQKVIEEAPAPGIDESKRQAMGMRCVKACQEIGYLGAGTFEFLYQDGEFYFIEMNTRVQVEHPVTEMVTGFDIVKEQLRIAAGEKLSIRQEDVVLRGHAIECRLNAEDPKSFMPSPGLIEQFHMPGGPGIRVETHIYNGYKVPPYYDSMIGKLIAHGEDRASAIARMRTALAEMVIGGIRCNIPLLLDIINDAAFEAGGQNIHYLEQKLGLKH from the coding sequence ATGCTCGGTAAAATCCTCATCGCCAACCGGGGCGAGATCGCCCTACGCATCCTCAGGGCTTGCCGCGAACTCGGCATCAAGGCCGTGGCCGTGCATTCCGAGGCCGACCGCGACCTCAAGCATGTGCGCCTGGCCGACGAATCGGTGTGCATCGGCCCCGCGTCCTCGAAGGAAAGCTATCTCAACGTGCCCGCCATCATCAGCGCCGCCGAGGTGACGGATTCGGTCGCCATCCATCCCGGCTACGGCTTCCTGTCGGAAAACGCCGATTTCGCCGAGAAGGTGATCCAGAGCGGCTTCATCTTCATCGGTCCCCGGCCCGACACCATCCGTATGATGGGCGACAAGGTCGCCGCCATCGCCGCCATGAAGAAGGCCGGCATCCCCTGCATCCCCGGTTCCGACGGTCCCCTGGGCGACGACCACGAGACCAATATCAAGATCGCCCGCCGCATCGGCCTCCCGGTCATCATCAAGGCGGCGGGCGGTGGCGGTGGCCGCGGGATGCGGGTGGTGCATAGCGAGGCCAACCTCCACAGCGCCATCAACCTGACCCGTGGCGAAGCCGCCGCCGCCTTCGGCAACGATATGGTCTACATGGAGAAGTTCCTGGAGAACCCGCGCCATATCGAATTCCAGGTCATCGCCGACAGCCATGGCAACGTGGTGCATCTGGGCGAGCGCGATTGCTCCACCCAGCGCCGCCATCAAAAGGTGATCGAGGAAGCGCCCGCGCCCGGCATCGACGAGTCCAAGCGCCAAGCGATGGGAATGCGCTGCGTCAAGGCCTGCCAGGAAATCGGTTATCTCGGCGCGGGGACTTTCGAGTTCCTCTATCAGGATGGCGAGTTCTATTTCATCGAGATGAACACCCGCGTCCAGGTCGAGCATCCCGTCACCGAGATGGTCACGGGCTTCGATATCGTGAAGGAGCAATTGCGGATCGCGGCGGGCGAAAAGCTTTCCATCCGCCAGGAGGATGTGGTCCTGCGCGGCCATGCCATCGAATGCCGCCTCAACGCCGAGGACCCCAAGAGCTTCATGCCCAGCCCCGGCTTGATCGAGCAATTCCACATGCCCGGCGGCCCCGGCATCCGGGTCGAAACCCATATCTACAATGGCTACAAGGTGCCGCCATATTACGATTCGATGATCGGCAAGCTCATCGCCCACGGCGAGGACCGCGCCAGCGCCATCGCGAGGATGCGGACCGCGCTGGCCGAGATGGTCATCGGCGGCATCCGCTGCAATATCCCCTTGCTGCTGGATATCATCAACGACGCGGCGTTCGAGGCGGGTGGGCAGAACATCCATTACCTGGAGCAGAAACTGGGGCTGAAGCACTGA